In the genome of Parcubacteria group bacterium, the window TTACTTAGATCATTTGAAAATTTGTGGGAATCCTGCCCGATTCCTACTCTGAAGTCTTGCATTTTTTTACGTCTTTAATGATAATCTTCGCCAAGGCCAGATCGGCCGGCGTCGTAATCTTTAAATTATTTTCCGATGCTTGGATTATCTTCACTTTTTTCCCTATCCTTTCCACCAGAGAAACATCATCGGTGCCGATAAAATTATCCTTGTCGGCTTTCGTGAAAGCCCTGAAAGCCAGCGGGAATCTGATCGCCTGCGGTGTCTGCATATTCCAGAGCTTTGACCTCTCAAGAGTTTTGACAACAAAACCCTTTTCATCAACCTCTTTGATCGTATCTTTTGTCGGATGGGCCACGGCGCAGGCTCCATATTTTTTGGCGCCAAATATCGCATCGGAAATTTCCTCGGGAGTTACGAACGGATTGGCGCCATTATGGAATAATACGACCGCTCCGGCTTTATTTTTCAATATTTCATCCAAAAATATAATCGCATTCAATCCCGAAAACTGTCTCTCTTTTCCGCCTTCGATGATGCCGATGACTTTTTTAATTTTATATTTCCCGACAATCTTTTTGGCCAGCTCGATCTCTTCTTTCCTGATTACGATCAAAATTCCGTCAATGTCCTGGCATCTTTCAAAAGCCTTAAGCGTATGGAAGACCAGGGGCTTTCCGCCCAGTTCCAGCAAAACTTTATTTTTTCCGGCTCCCATCCTTTTACCGATTCCGGAAG includes:
- the ispD gene encoding 2-C-methyl-D-erythritol 4-phosphate cytidylyltransferase, with the translated sequence MNIAVILSSGIGKRMGAGKNKVLLELGGKPLVFHTLKAFERCQDIDGILIVIRKEEIELAKKIVGKYKIKKVIGIIEGGKERQFSGLNAIIFLDEILKNKAGAVVLFHNGANPFVTPEEISDAIFGAKKYGACAVAHPTKDTIKEVDEKGFVVKTLERSKLWNMQTPQAIRFPLAFRAFTKADKDNFIGTDDVSLVERIGKKVKIIQASENNLKITTPADLALAKIIIKDVKKCKTSE